GTAACGGTTACTCAAACAAGAAGAAATACCCATCCGGACGCCCAATGGTTCCCCGAAGCAGGATTCGGACTGTTCGTTCATGGGGGTATATCAGCCGTTCATGGGGGCATTGATTTGTCATGGGGAATGTACGCAAACAAATCGTGGGAAGACGGGACTATCACCCCAAAAGAATACTGGGCACTGGCAGACACATGGAATCCCAACCGATTTAAACCGCGCCAATGGGTAAAAGCCGCAAAGAAAGCGGGATTCAGATATATTGTGCTGACTGCCAAACACCATGACGGCTATGCCATGTGGCCGAGCAACTATGGAAATTTTGGCGTAAAGCAGAAGATGAACGGAAGAGACTTGGTTGGAGAATTTGTCGAGGCTTGTCACGAGAACCAACTAAAAGTGGGATTGTATTTCTCTCCGCCCGACTGGTATTATGACGCAGACTATATAAATTGGGATTATTCAGAGAAATCTATACTGAATGTTTATCATCAACCGATTCAGCAATTGCCACACAAATCCGCAAGCCATGAGGAAAATCGTAAGAAAATGGTAGCCAACCAAGTACGGGAATTGCTCACCAACTACGGAAGAATCGACCTGATGTGGTTCGACGGTGGACATGGTGAAATATCCAACGATGAAATACGGCGCCTGCAACCAGGCATTATTATCAACCGCCGCAATGGAGAACCGGGAGATTACGGTGATTCGGAAGGGGTTTTGCCAACCAAACGTTTTGAGGGATGGTTTGAAACCAATGACCCGTGCTGGCCCAGCCGCTGATGGGGCTACTCCAATAGCGACCAGATGAATACAGGAAATGATGTAATCGAAAAACTAGTGATTTTACGTGCCTGGGGTGGAAACTTCCTGGCAAATGTGGGTCCAAAGGCTGACGGTTCCATGCCCGAAGAAGCTATTCAGGCATGGAAGGAGATTGAAAAATGGATGCAACATTCCGGTGAATCTGTTTATCAAACCACAGAGGGAACTTTCCCGGAGAAAGCCAATCAACCGGTCACCATGAATTGTGCTAAAGAAAAATTGATATAAAGGGCTGTTTCGTAATAGCTATATTACTTATAAGCTCTCTATATCCTTTTCTGATAATCCAGTACTTTGCATGATAATCTCGACAGGAACTCCCAGCTTTTTCATGTTACTGGCAACTTCCATGCGACCTTCTGCAAGTCCTTCAGCACGACCTTCCATGCGTCCTTCCATGCGTCCTTCCATACGTCCTTCCATACGTCCTTCCAATTTCGCCCCATCCAACACATCATTCTGTATCATGATAGCGCTCAAATGTTCATCATAAGCCTGCCGCTCCGCTTTGGACATATTATAATACACCAATTTCTCACGGGCTTCTTTCAACCCCGGAGCTTCTGTATCAGGACGGATGCAGCCTGTTTTCAGATACTCCACCCATTCTTCCAAAGGAGTGACCGCCACCTTATTAAATTCATTTACCCGAACCAGGAAGTACTCGGGAAAGATTTCGGCAGGAAGCTTATGCACCAATGCGTCTTTCTCCTTGGTAGTCACTTCAAGACGGTCATTCGTATGTACTCCGACGAAGTTGTTCTGACCGTGGTATAAGTAGTCATCCCCTTTGCCGATATCGAAGTATAAGATACTGATTGAATAAATTTTCTTCACCTCATAATAACGTTCACCAAGAGAGATATGCTCCGTGATGGCTTTCGCCACTCCATAGAGAATACGCTCCAGATAGTACAGTTCACGAGTGTTCTGAACCTCAATGATGATTATCTCATCCTTATCATTTTTGGCTTTGATATCTACACGATTAAACTTATCATCGGCTGTCTGCTGATTACTTTCACTTTCCAGTATCTCGATAATTTTCACCTCTTCCCCAAGAAATACCGTGAGAAAACCTTCCAACACACCGAAATTAGCTTTTTGACGAAGCAGTCTCTTGATTGCCCAGTCGAAACGAATATATCTGTCCGCTTGTTCCATACTACTTCCTTTTTCTTCCATTACTATTTGGTTTTAGCACAAAATTAAGAAAATAAATCTTTCAATGTTTGTTTTAGGATAAATAATTAGGATAAATAACTATGTAGGGATGAATTAGTTTAAACCGATACGAGGGTGAACTAAACTGTGCAGTCCTGAATCATCCGATAGCGGAATACTGTGTAACTTACCTCTTTCTTAATCAATAAAGTATCATAAATTCCACTATAAGATCATTGCTCTTCATCGATTTCACCTAATTGTCGAAATGCCGATAAATAAGGAGATAGCGGGTGAAAGCAAGTGGTAAATTCAGGTAAAACAGAACATTCTCGGTTTCACCTTGTCTTTTCAAAATACCCCTTGAGCTAAAAACAATATCATTATAGCTAATCCGGATATGATTATAGCAAATGAAAATATGCTTATAGCAAATCTGCTGTCAGGTATTAATAGACAATCCATCAGGTATTAACGGCCTGGATGTAAGGTATTAACACCTTGAGCTTCATCTACTAACACTTGAGTTGGTAGATCTATATATTCAACACATTGTATCTATATACTTACCACATTGAATCTATATATTCAGCACGGTGGCTCTATATGTTCAGCAATCGATATAAATAAATTTGAAAGGTGAAAGCAATAACGGGAGATTTTACCTTGATTTTTTCTACGCTTTCACCCGCTATCTCCTTATTCATCCTTGTTTCAGATATAAGGTGAAACTGGTGGAATTTATGAGTTTAAGATTCATGTTATACTTATGCGAATCAGTAATTGAGAACAAATGCTCATTCATTTACGTGCGGTAATGAACTTAGTGATAATTTTAATTTGACTCATTCTTGTATGATACTAAATATTTACACATACCAAATCAGTCTTCACAGTGGTATCATACTCCCAATGGCGAGGCAATAAATAATGGTTACACTGCAAATACTCAACAAAAGAAAATGGATAAATTTCCATAGCAATATATCTTCCCCCAAGAGTTGTATATATTTCTTTGCTAAGCATCTGCGCATTACTCCCGGTAATAAATACTTTGTATTTCGAATCAGCCAAGCAACGAGCAAATTTCTCCCAACCTGCCACATTTTGAACTTCATCCAAAGGGCAATACACTTCAGATATGTGCTGACAGATAAATACTTCGGTAAGCATTTCTTTTTTAAGCTACTACATTATGAAATATAAATCGGAATGCCTATATATTTACAATAGCTAAAAAATAACAGCCGTTATTATTACCGTGGTGGAATTTAAAAAGAAAGAACTATGAAATTTTATAATCGAAAGAAAGAACTGCAGAGATTAAATAAAACAATCTTCCAACGTCTTTTCGCAGATAATGAAAACTAAATACTTAGGAAATAAAATGCGGAGAATAAGACATATTTTCTCCGCATATATTGCGGAGAATAACAGTATTATTCTCCGCAAATACTTTTATAGAGCCAATTCATAGTTAGTACTTCGTCCGCCTTCATCCATTTTACGTAATATTCCTTTATTTATTAAATCCTGTATATCACGCAACGCAGTGTCAGGAGAACATTTTGTGATTTTTCCCCATTTGGAAGAAGTCAGCTTTCCATCGAAACCATCCCAAAGCATATTCACCATCCTTATCTGCCGTTCGTTCATCGAAATCTCCCGATGCTTATCCCAAAAGGTTGCTTTCTGTAGAATTGTACGAATTGATTTTTCAGTATCAAGCAATGCAGCTTCCAAACAATCGAGAAACCATTCAAGCCAGGCAGTTATAGCCAAATCACCCTTTTGTGTTTTCTCCAATATTTCATAATATCCTTTACGCTGCTTCCGTATTTCAGCAGACATACTATAGAAACGATGTGGCATTTCATCTGCACGAGCCAAAAACAGATCGGTTATCGTTCGGGATATACGTCCATTTCCATCATCAAAGGGATGAATGGTAACAAACCACAAGTGAGCAATAGCTGCTTTCAATACCGAATCTATCTTTTGGCTGTCATTTGCCCAAGCTAAAAACACACTCATCTCATGAGGCACATTATTTGAATCAGGTGCCTGATAATGAATTCTCTCTTTTCCCATTGCACCCGATATAACTTGCATCGGTTCCGCACCTTGTCGCCAATCAGCAACTGTTATTTTATATGTACCGCTTCGTCCTGTAGGAAACAAAGCAGCATGCCAGTCAAAAAGACGTTCATCTGTCAATGGTTTCATATAGTTTTGAGTAGCGTCTATCATTACTTGTACTACGCCGTCCACATAACGATCCGCATCTGGCAATCCTTCTATTTCTATTCCCAAATGGCGAGCTACAGAAGAACGTACTTGATCAACATTCAATATTTCTCCTTCTATTTCTGATGATTTTGTGATATCAGACGTTAGCGCATCAAGCATAGCACTGTTTTTTAGCTCAAACCCCAATGCGCTCATTTTACCTACAAGTTTACCTTGCAAGCCCCGGACTCTACCTAATTTATAAGATAGCTTTGAGTCATTCCAAGTAAAAAACGGCCAGTCTTCTCGTTGCCAAATATAGATGCATTCCATATTCTCCGTATATTTTGCGGTAAATATAATCATAATATTCTGCATCAGAAAAATAAAGCACATCCTTTCTTTTTATAAGCAGACAGCTCGTTTTAGTAGAGAATAAGATAGACGAACAAAATATAGATACATCTAATCTTCATATCAATAAGCACATTCATTTATAGTATTTCAGTATGATATCAAAGAGGTTACATCACTCTTTTTACTCATTATTATGCTTTTTGTTAATTTTGTATTAGTATTTGATAAAATTATATTTGTCCCTCGTACTAAACCACCCTACCTTTGCTCCCAGATATCAAACAATATAAAATTATATATCAATGAAAAACAAATTATTTTATCTTATTAGTGTAGCATGCTTCTTGAGCTACACAAGTACATTTACTTCTTGCGTAAACGGTGTCGACGACGAATACCTCGAACAAAAACTAGATGGTAGTGAAAATAACAAAAAGGGCGAGGAACTCCCCGATTTGAATGGAGACTATAGTATAGAAGGTGACTTCGATCTGGAAATGATTTGCAATGGCGAAGTGCTTGAAGGGAAAAAAGTGATTCTGACTGTGGACGAGAAGAACGAAACAGCTTCTTTTACATTCGCAGCAGCCCAAACTGACCTTGAAACGGTGATTGCGACTTCAATACCGGGTGGCATGGGTGGTCTGGTTTCAGGATGGGGACTCAAATACACAGGCAACAGTCCGGTTCCAGGAGTGAAAGAGATTATTGTAGCTAATGTTCCTTTATACAGAAACGGGCCAGATTATTATATATTTGAAGGCGAAAATAAAGGTGAAACATATGACATGACCTTCAAGGGCAATATTGATGGTGATAAAATGACAGTTAACTTTAACTATGTACTGAAAAATGATAAGTTAGTTGGTACGTGGGATCTTGCAGATGTTATGAACAAAAACAGCAACGACAACTCACCGGAATTTTCTCCTTTATGGCTTGACTGGGATTCTAATGTAGAAGTTGATTTAGGAAGTATTCAAATAGAACTACTCGGTCGCCCCATGGATATTCCTGTTA
The DNA window shown above is from Bacteroides faecium and carries:
- a CDS encoding Fic family protein, whose translation is MECIYIWQREDWPFFTWNDSKLSYKLGRVRGLQGKLVGKMSALGFELKNSAMLDALTSDITKSSEIEGEILNVDQVRSSVARHLGIEIEGLPDADRYVDGVVQVMIDATQNYMKPLTDERLFDWHAALFPTGRSGTYKITVADWRQGAEPMQVISGAMGKERIHYQAPDSNNVPHEMSVFLAWANDSQKIDSVLKAAIAHLWFVTIHPFDDGNGRISRTITDLFLARADEMPHRFYSMSAEIRKQRKGYYEILEKTQKGDLAITAWLEWFLDCLEAALLDTEKSIRTILQKATFWDKHREISMNERQIRMVNMLWDGFDGKLTSSKWGKITKCSPDTALRDIQDLINKGILRKMDEGGRSTNYELAL
- a CDS encoding ATP-binding protein yields the protein MLTEVFICQHISEVYCPLDEVQNVAGWEKFARCLADSKYKVFITGSNAQMLSKEIYTTLGGRYIAMEIYPFSFVEYLQCNHYLLPRHWEYDTTVKTDLVCVNI
- a CDS encoding alpha-L-fucosidase, producing MKKQAVLFWSIILCNFILLHAQTDEVASAQHLILGQNASGVTVTQTRRNTHPDAQWFPEAGFGLFVHGGISAVHGGIDLSWGMYANKSWEDGTITPKEYWALADTWNPNRFKPRQWVKAAKKAGFRYIVLTAKHHDGYAMWPSNYGNFGVKQKMNGRDLVGEFVEACHENQLKVGLYFSPPDWYYDADYINWDYSEKSILNVYHQPIQQLPHKSASHEENRKKMVANQVRELLTNYGRIDLMWFDGGHGEISNDEIRRLQPGIIINRRNGEPGDYGDSEGVLPTKRFEGWFETNDPCWPSR
- a CDS encoding DUF4925 domain-containing protein, with the protein product MKNKLFYLISVACFLSYTSTFTSCVNGVDDEYLEQKLDGSENNKKGEELPDLNGDYSIEGDFDLEMICNGEVLEGKKVILTVDEKNETASFTFAAAQTDLETVIATSIPGGMGGLVSGWGLKYTGNSPVPGVKEIIVANVPLYRNGPDYYIFEGENKGETYDMTFKGNIDGDKMTVNFNYVLKNDKLVGTWDLADVMNKNSNDNSPEFSPLWLDWDSNVEVDLGSIQIELLGRPMDIPVKGKMNGLFVLLTGNMSPMIMNLVAGVNLGVEDIIKNMLQSVTAELNGNMYAIYSYSNDFTKPEWSGPEGMPHNYMRYFYDREKPDEKIYIEVNPSVLISLIKSLAATATRSTRADLRDVAKELITSLVPLLEDGIPCEYKLEGDNMTINIDGVVMRDILIKLMVVLNDPDVQSVLEGPLSSLGDQKEMVKKLFKNLPYALKYHDGDNESNYTGECKYVKIGLKLVKAKAAN
- a CDS encoding Rpn family recombination-promoting nuclease/putative transposase; the encoded protein is MEQADRYIRFDWAIKRLLRQKANFGVLEGFLTVFLGEEVKIIEILESESNQQTADDKFNRVDIKAKNDKDEIIIIEVQNTRELYYLERILYGVAKAITEHISLGERYYEVKKIYSISILYFDIGKGDDYLYHGQNNFVGVHTNDRLEVTTKEKDALVHKLPAEIFPEYFLVRVNEFNKVAVTPLEEWVEYLKTGCIRPDTEAPGLKEAREKLVYYNMSKAERQAYDEHLSAIMIQNDVLDGAKLEGRMEGRMEGRMEGRMEGRAEGLAEGRMEVASNMKKLGVPVEIIMQSTGLSEKDIESL